The proteins below are encoded in one region of Colletotrichum lupini chromosome 5, complete sequence:
- a CDS encoding short chain dehydrogenase, producing the protein MAPSATENIAAQQPVEYDAARPFVGKVALITGSGRGIGRGIAVELGKRGANVVVNYASSAGAAEEVVAEIQKLGSKAIALKADISKPAQVVDLFDRAVAHFGRMDFVISNSGKEVWCPEEEVTEELFQNIFDLNTRGQFFVAQQGLKHCGRGGRILLTSSIAAQMGGIPNHALYAGSKAAVEGFTRAFAVDCGAKGITVNAIAPGGVKTDMYDENSWHYVPNGYKGMPIEIIDQGLANMNPLKRVGVPADVGKVVASLCHSDCEWINGQVIKVTGGGT; encoded by the exons ATGGCTCCTTCCGCGACTGAGAACATCGCTGCTCAGCAGCCTGTCGAGTACGACGCGGCGCGTCCCTTCGTCGGCAAGGTCGCTCTGATCACCGGCTCCGGCCGCGGTATCGGACGCGGCATCGCCGTCGAGCTCGGCAAGCGCGGCGCAAACGTCGTCGTCAACTACGCCTCCTCGGCCGGCGCCGCCGAGGAGGTCGTCGCCGAGATCCAGAAGCTCGGGTCAAAGGCCATCGCCCTCAAGGCCGACATCAGCAAGCCCGCCCAGGTCGTCGACCTCTTTGACCGCGCCGTCGCCCACTTTGGCCGCATGGACTTTGTCATCTCCAACTCCGGCAAGGAGGTCTGGTGCCCCGAGGAGGAGGTCACCGAGGAGCTCTTCCAGAACATCTTTGACCTCAACACCCGCGGCCAGTTCTTCGTCGCCCAGCAGGGCCTGAAGCACTGCGGACGCGGAGGCCGCATCCTCCTCACTTCCTCTATTGCTGCCCAGATGGGCGGTATCCCCAACCACGCCCTGTACGCCGGCTCCAAGGCCGCCGTCGAGGGCTTCACCCGCGCCTTCGCCGTCGACTGCGGGGCCAAGGGCATCACCGTCAACGCCATCGCCCCCGGCGGTGTCAAGACGGACATGTACGACGAGAACTCGTGGCACTACGTCCCCAACGGTTACAAGGGCATGCCTATCGAGATCATCGACCAGGGCCTGGCCAACATGAACCCTCTTAAGCGCGTCGGTGTCCCTGCGGACGTCGGCAAGGTCGTCGCTTCCCTCTGCCACTCCGACTGCGAGTGGATCAACG GTCAAGTCATCAAGGTCACCGGTGGCGGCACATAA